The following are encoded together in the Glycine soja cultivar W05 chromosome 5, ASM419377v2, whole genome shotgun sequence genome:
- the LOC114412522 gene encoding zinc finger protein 10-like: MWNPRDQYHHQDQDQDESWEVRAFAEDTSNIMGTTWPPRSYSCTFCRKEFRSAQALGGHMNVHRRDRARLHQASVPHNNPSFSPTPSFLNISHQEPFVANGGLCLLYPFPSPNNNAPFSSLGHNNNACGDSPSTAFSVSSSHSLQYPPMRVPSCSASTSFDFSVAQPAPPAVGRNNNGFSSSYSGKVEQEPPTNDSSTHHGHGRHHHDEELDLELRLGNKSTST; the protein is encoded by the coding sequence ATGTGGAATCCTAGGGACCAATATCATCATCAGGACCAAGATCAAGATGAGTCGTGGGAAGTCAGAGCCTTCGCAGAAGACACCAGTAACATCATGGGCACCACCTGGCCTCCTAGGTCCTACTCCTGCACCTTCTGTAGAAAGGAGTTCCGTTCAGCACAAGCCCTCGGCGGCCACATGAACGTTCACCGCCGCGACCGCGCCCGCCTCCACCAAGCCTCAGTACCCCACAACAACCCCTCTTTTTCTCCCACACCCTCTTTTCTTAACATCTCTCATCAGGAGCCTTTTGTTGCAAATGGGGGTTTGTGCCTCTTGTACCCCTTTCCAAGCCCTAATAACAATGCTCCATTTTCCTCTCTAGGCCACAACAATAATGCATGTGGTGACTCACCTTCCACTGCTTTTTCagtttcttcttctcattccctTCAGTACCCTCCAATGAGGGTGCCTAGTTGCTCAGCTTCTACTTCCTTTGATTTCTCTGTGGCTCAGCCTGCTCCTCCTGCTGTAGGGAGGAATAATAAtggtttctcttcttcttattctggGAAAGTGGAACAAGAACCACCCACAAACGACTCTTCAACCCATCATGGTCATGGCCGCCACCACCATGATGAGGAGCTTGATCTAGAGCTCCGCTTGGGAAATAAATCAACATCAACGTGA